A genomic segment from Necator americanus strain Aroian chromosome III, whole genome shotgun sequence encodes:
- a CDS encoding hypothetical protein (NECATOR_CHRIII.G9878.T2) gives MEATNATNEMSMSTDKKNTFFHMLKEFHIVKNAAANNSPCQSKASMERYDTGTFEASDEELREKSDDSDEKLLCGFGSCTPPWLQRFHNAKWLLLMLGICAFIQSFVVNAIFPVGLSTLEKRFKMTSTHTGIISSWYDFAVLLVVFPVCHWGNSGHKGRWIGWGGIVMALGSLICALPHWLISPYKPEHSEFNSTDFGQCTLRELEQQTCERQAFTSYLNPYFLLFILGQTLHGVGSTPLFSIGTTFIDENVSQKASPVYLAIHAVLTSFGPVIGVFVGGFLLNIYDDFDRVDHPPIARSDPRWIGAWWVGFLASSISALIIAFPILAFARELPEAKRHRAKDVIQVHAINADVNEKAPKEAKKLPVVIMKICRNPTFVVCIVIGIFESIIINGFAAFMPKILETLLSTTPILASYLSSVVIFAAAAGVMVGGMVIRKLKLQVGGMLKMIVCCHVIALIFTTGLLVHCPQRSFIGINTDYNDINIHNNIDYNVDAACNMDCYCKDDFNPVCEKDTGRMYFSPCYAGCTHKKDKNGKTEWSECSCLRENFTSNPEIRHSDVLLQGYCNIDCGYSVYVLMITLFITVVASFASGIPTQQIMLRVVPFDQRTLALGINWTFLRLLGFIPGGILFGMMIDIACLEWEQNCGRQQSCRVYDPMKLSWTITAVAIVCKLLSILATIIGYMTYRPTDLDNGMSIKSVDSHGALQLVVNDDRPPEEYGSKKNKPVN, from the exons gcCTCAATGGAACGATATGATACGGGCACGTTTGAGGCATCAGACGAGgaactgagagaaaaaagcgaTGATAGCGATGAAAAGTTATTATGTGGATTTGGCAG CTGCACTCCTCCATGGCTGCAACGGTTCCACAATGCGAAATGGTTGCTCCTAATGCTTGGCATCTGCGCTTTTATCCAG aGTTTCGTAGTAAATGCAATTTTCCCCGTAGGATTATCAACGTTGGAGAAAAGATTCAAAATGACCAG TACACACACAGGAATAATTTCTAGTTGGTATGACTTTGCCGTATTGCTTGTCGTGTTCCCCGTATGTCATTGGGGTAATAGCG GACATAAGGGACGTTGGATCGGCTGGGGTGGAATCGTAATGGCGCTCGGCTCATTGATTTGTGCTCTACCGCACTGGCTCATCAGCCCCTATAAACCTGAACATTCCGAGTTCAACTCAACTGATTTCGGACAATGTACCCTCAG AGAACTCGAACAACAAACGTGTGAACGACAAGCGTTCACCTCATACCTGAACCCCtattttttgctgttcatACTCGGTCAAACATTGCACGGAGTCGGATCCACACCACTGTTCTCGATTGGGACCACCTTCATCGATGAAAATGTCTCACAAAAAGCATCACCAGTGTACTTAG CAATCCATGCTGTCCTGACCTCTTTTGGACCCGTCATTGGAGTATTTGTCGGAGGATTCTTGTTGAACATCTACGATGACTTTGACAGAGTGGATCA CCCTCCAATTGCCCGCTCGGATCCTCGTTGGATCGGAGCTTGGTGGGTTGGCTTCTTGGCCTCGTCGATTTCCGCACTAATCATTGCTTTCCCAATACTCGCTTTTGCACGAGAACTTCCAGAAGCCAAACGACATAGGGCTAAGGACGTAATCCAG GTGCACGCCATCAACGCGGACGTCAACGAGAAAGCTCCAAAAGAGGCTAAGAAACTACCGGTGGTAATCATG aaaatttgcCGAAATCCAACTTTTGTGGTTTGTATAGTGATCGGTATATTCGAATCGATTATCATTAATGGATTCGCAGCTTTTATGCCAAAGATTCTGGAAACCCTACTTAGTACTACGCCTATTCTGGCTTCGTATCTCTcgt CTGTCGTCATTTTTGCTGCAGCTGCTGGTGTGATGGTAGGAGGAATGGTGATTCGAAAACTTAAATTACAA GTGGGCGGAATGCTAAAAATGATCGTATGCTGTCATGTAATTGCGCTCATCTTCACCACCGGTTTACTCGTTCATTGTCCTCAGAGAAGTTTTATTGGAATTAACACGGATTACAATGATAT aaatattcaCAATAATATCGATTATAACGTGGATGCCGCGTGTAATATGGACTGCTACTGTAAg GATGATTTCAATCCAGTATGCGAAAAAGACACCGGCCGAATGTATTTCTCTCCTTGTTATGCTGGATGTACgcacaaaaaagacaaaaatggg AAGACTGAGTGGTCGGAATGTAGCTGCCTACGGGAAAATTTCACCAGTAATCCGGAAATTCGACACTCGGACGTCCTCCTACAAgg ATACTGTAATATCGACTGTGGTTATAGCGTCTACGTTCTGATGATTACTTTATTCATTACAGTAGTTGCAAGTTTCGCGTCAGGAATTCCCACTCAACAG ATTATGCTCCGAGTTGTACCGTTCGATCAACGAACGCTAGCTTTAGGAATAAATTGGACATTCCTGAGGTTACTAG gcTTTATCCCTGGAGGAATTCTTTTTGGCATGATGATCGATATTGCATGTTTGGAATGGGAGCAGAATTGCGGTCGACAGCAGAGTTGTCGAGTATATGATCCAATGAAATTGAGCTGGACAATTACTGCCGTAG CGATCGTCTGCAAACTTTTATCGATTTTGGCGACCATTATTGGTTATATGACCTATCGTCCAACTGATCTCGACAACGGTATGTCTATAAAATCGGTAGACTCACATGGTGCCCTTCAATTAGTGGTTAACGACGATAGACCACCTGAAGAATATGGatctaagaaaaataaacctgTGAACTGA